Part of the Kitasatospora sp. NBC_00374 genome is shown below.
ACCGCCGCGGCCGTCGCCGAGCACGGTGGGCTGGTCGCCGACGAGGTCCTCGCGGTCGACTTCGCCGCCGGCCCGGCCGACTGGGAGTCGCAGACCTTCTCCGACGAGGCCCTCGGCCTGGCCTTCCAGCTGCGCAAGGCCTGACCGACGCCCGGTGGCCGCCCCTCCCCGCAGCTCGGGGGTGGGCGGCCACCGGCGTGTACGGGGTCAGCCGACGGGCACGGCCACCCGGTCGATGAAGGCCAGCACCCGCCGCCAGGAGTCCACCGAGTCGGCCGTGAACTCCTTCTGCTTGACGTCGAAGAAGCTGTGCGGCGCCCCCTCGTAGGTGACCACCTCGTGGTCCACCCCGGCCACGGCCAGCGCCGCCTCGAACTCCTTGACGTGCTGCGCGGGGATGCCCGGGTCGTCGCCCGCCATCAGGGCCAGCACCGGCGCGCCCAGGTCCGCGGCCCGGCCGGTCGGGCCCGGGGCGCCGTCCGGCCCGGGGGCCGGCCAGCAGTAGTAGCCGATGGTGCCGGCCAGCTCGCGGTCGCGGATCGAGGCCAGCACCGCGAGCCGGCCGCCGATGCAGAACCCGATGGTCACCACCGCACGGCAGTTGCCGCCCTCCGGCGAGCGCAGGTGCGCGACGGCCGCGGTCAGGTCCTCGTGCAGCTGGCGCGGGGTCAGCCGGCGCATGTGCTCCTGGTACGGGAAGTCCTCGGCCCGCTCGCCGACGCCCGCGGTGCGGCCGTAGTAGTCCACCACCAGGGCGGTGTGGCCGTTCTCGGCGAAGCGCAGGCCGAGCTCCCGGTAGAAGCCGTACAGGCCCCGGACGTCCGGCAGGACCACCACGCCCACACCGCTCGGGGCCTCGCCGGTCGCACGGAAGGCCGCGAACTCGGTGCCGTCGGCCGATCGCAGGGCGATCACCTCGGCCTCGGCGACGGCGCCGGGGCCGTGCTCGACGGGCGGCGCGGAGTCAGGGTCGAAACACATCGGGGCTCCAGAGTCTGTTCGGTCCTACCAGGGCGGCGGCGGGCCCGGGCGCGGGAGTTCGGGCTGCGGTCGGGCTGCGGTCGGTCGGGGCGCCGTCAGTCCGGCGGCGCGGACTCGTCCACCTTCAGCGGCACCGGGAACGGCGGGCGCCCGATGCCCTCGATCCGGTAGCGGTGCCACAGGTCGGGGTCGCCCAGCGTGCCGGCCGCATCGCCGTGCGGGGTGCGCAGCACGGCGTCGAGCCGCCCGGAACCGACCAGCTCGGCGAGCTCGGAGTCGGGCTGCACCCGCCCGTACCAGCGGTAGCGGCCGTCCAGCGGCTGGAAGTACCCGGCCAGGGTGACCCGCACCGGAAGGCTCAGCCCGGCGGCCTCGATGAAGGCCGCGCCCGCGTACCCGTCGTCGTCATGGTCCATCGTATGCAGGGTAGTTGATGTGGCGTCAGGCACGTGGACAACACCCGTTCCCATTCCCGGTCCCTTCCTGCGGGTGGATCCGCCGGGGGGCTGGGCGGCCCCCCGGCGGATCGGTGCGACGGTCAGGAGATCCAGCCCGCGTCACGCCAGACCTTCTCCGAGGAGCCGCCGATCAGGCCGATCTTCTGGTAGTAGGCGGCGATCCGCTCGGCGCCGTACGCGGCGTTCTCCTTGTTGAACGGGCTGGCCTTCGCCTGCGCGACGGCCACCTTCGGGTCCAGCCCGGCCCGCTCGTAGACCAGCGGGTTGGCCCGCTCCTCGCGGATGCTCTTGACCGTGTTGGCCAGGAACTTGCGCAGCAGGTCGAGCTTGAACTTGGAGAGCGTCGGGACGAAGCGCTCCAGCTCGGTACGGGCGAAGCTGATGTGCCGCGCCTCCTCGACCACGTGGATCCGGGCGACGCTGCGCACCACCGGCTGGATGGTCTCGTCGTTGGACTGCTCCCGCTGGAAGCGGTCGAAGAACTCCTCGGTCAGCAGGATCAGGGCCCACAGCGCCGAGACGGGTGCGAAGGTCTTGAGCACCAGGCCGTTCTTGAGGGTCTTGGGCGGGGTCGGGTAGATCTCGCTGCCGATCTTCTCGACCAGCTTGGCGAACATGATCATGTGCCGGACCTCGTCCGCCACCTCGGTCAGTGCGAACTGCACCTGCGGGGTGGAGACGTCGCGCTTGTAGACGTAGCGCGAGACCAGGTGCAGCAGGATGTGCTCGGTCCACACGCCGATCGCCACCGAGGAGGCCAGCTCCTCACGGCTGACCAGCATCTTCTGCTCCAGGGTGAGCGAGTCCCAGAGCTCGGTGCCGTAGAGCGAGCAGCGCTTCTCCGCCAGGAACCACTTGCCCTCCTCCAGCGGCGCGTCCCAGTCGATGTCGATCAGCGGGTCGTAGGAGTGCTTGGCCGAGGCGATCAGCAGCTGCGCGGCCTTCTTGGTCTGCCGCGCGGTCGGGTCGGCCTTCTCGATCAGGTCGGTCATCGGTGCTCCTTGTGGGGGTGGAGGTCAGCTGGCGGCAACGAGCGCGTGGACATCGACGGTCAGCTCCGCACGGACCGGCACACCGGCCAGCACCGCGACCGTGTACCGGGCGGCGAGGACGCCGAACAGGTGCGAGGTGTAGACGAGTTGCGGCACGCTGTAGTCGGGGTCGGACCGGTGCGCCCGGATGTCCTCGACCAGGTCCAGCGGGACGAGCTCGCGCGGGATGATCCGCAGCAGCAGGTCCCAGACCTCCTCGGCCTCCAGCTGCTCGGCGGTCACCCGGCCGGCCAGCGGGGTCGGGTCCTGCCGGTAGTCGTAGTACCGGATGAACTGGGTCCCGGACATGTCGTACCCGGAGACCACCGGCACCGCGCGGCGGGCGGCCTCCGCGTGCAGCTGGAACTTGGCCCGCCAGCCGCCGATCGTGGTCACGTCGACGCCGTCGACGACCACGTCCACGCCGTCCAGCAGGGCGGCGACGTTCTCCGCCTGGACGCCGTCGGTGTACACCTCCACCCGGGCGTGCGGGTTGACCGACCGGGCCAGCTCGGCCGACACCTCGGCCTTGTTGCGGCCGAGGTCCGACAGCCGGGCGTGCTGGCGGTTCAGGTTGTTGAGCTCGTACTCACCGGGCTCGGCGAGGACGAAGTCGCGCACGCCCAGCCGGACCAGCGGCTCGACCGCCGCTCCGCCGGTGGATCCGCAGCCGGCCACCAGCACCCGGGCCTTGCCCAGCGCCAGCTGCGCCGACTCCGGGATCAACCCCCGGTTGCGGGTGGTGAGTTCGGCGTAGAAGTCGTCCGCGGTGAGAGCTTCGGCACTCGTCGGGGTGTCGGTCATATCGTGACCCTCCTCAGCTGCCCGCCCACCTGGCCGACCATCGACCGGAAGCCGAGCAACAGGTCCTCGTGGGCCAGCGCACACTGCAACTGGCCGATCAGTTCGTCGAGTTCGCCACCCCGGGGGGCCCGGGCCGCGAAGGCCTTGACCACCTCGCGCTGGGTGTAGAGCGGGAACATCAGGTCGTCCGCCGGCAGCGAGGGCACGGTGCCCTCCAGGACGGTGATCTCTCTGAGGCTGCGCAGCGTCCGCTGGATCGCGACCCCCTCCTCGCCGTCGCCGACCAGCACCTTCACGCCCGGCCGGATCCGGCCCAGCGCGGTGTAGAAGCCGAGCATCAGCTCCAGGGTGACTCTCAGCCGGGTGGCGCCGTTGTCGCCGCCCTGCGGTCCGCGGTGCACCAGCCGCTTCACCTCCCAGACCTCGGAGGTGGCCACCTCCTCCTCGAAGCTGACGTGGTCGAAGAGGTTGATCCGGTGCGCCCGCTCGCACGGGAACGGCGTCCGGTCCGGGTCCCTGGGATCGGCCGGGTCGCTCTCCGGGGCGCCGACCAGCGAGACGTAGCGCAGGATCGCCCCGGTGCGCTCGTCCATGGCCAGCACGTGCACCTCCTCGGCCCGGTGGCCGCCGTGCGGTTCGGAGAACAGGGCCCGTCTGAAGGCCAGGCTCTCGCTGGCGAACCGCAGTCGCAGGTACTGCGCCAGCCGGAAGCCGTAGATGCCGATCAGGTACCGCTCGGGGATCCCCCGGTGCCGGGCGGCCAGGACGACCAGGCCGTCCGGCCGCCGGGCGAGGTAGAGCAGGTGCTCCG
Proteins encoded:
- a CDS encoding dienelactone hydrolase family protein, whose amino-acid sequence is MCFDPDSAPPVEHGPGAVAEAEVIALRSADGTEFAAFRATGEAPSGVGVVVLPDVRGLYGFYRELGLRFAENGHTALVVDYYGRTAGVGERAEDFPYQEHMRRLTPRQLHEDLTAAVAHLRSPEGGNCRAVVTIGFCIGGRLAVLASIRDRELAGTIGYYCWPAPGPDGAPGPTGRAADLGAPVLALMAGDDPGIPAQHVKEFEAALAVAGVDHEVVTYEGAPHSFFDVKQKEFTADSVDSWRRVLAFIDRVAVPVG
- a CDS encoding DUF4873 domain-containing protein — translated: MDHDDDGYAGAAFIEAAGLSLPVRVTLAGYFQPLDGRYRWYGRVQPDSELAELVGSGRLDAVLRTPHGDAAGTLGDPDLWHRYRIEGIGRPPFPVPLKVDESAPPD
- a CDS encoding diiron oxygenase, encoding MTDLIEKADPTARQTKKAAQLLIASAKHSYDPLIDIDWDAPLEEGKWFLAEKRCSLYGTELWDSLTLEQKMLVSREELASSVAIGVWTEHILLHLVSRYVYKRDVSTPQVQFALTEVADEVRHMIMFAKLVEKIGSEIYPTPPKTLKNGLVLKTFAPVSALWALILLTEEFFDRFQREQSNDETIQPVVRSVARIHVVEEARHISFARTELERFVPTLSKFKLDLLRKFLANTVKSIREERANPLVYERAGLDPKVAVAQAKASPFNKENAAYGAERIAAYYQKIGLIGGSSEKVWRDAGWIS
- a CDS encoding ThiF family adenylyltransferase, producing the protein MTDTPTSAEALTADDFYAELTTRNRGLIPESAQLALGKARVLVAGCGSTGGAAVEPLVRLGVRDFVLAEPGEYELNNLNRQHARLSDLGRNKAEVSAELARSVNPHARVEVYTDGVQAENVAALLDGVDVVVDGVDVTTIGGWRAKFQLHAEAARRAVPVVSGYDMSGTQFIRYYDYRQDPTPLAGRVTAEQLEAEEVWDLLLRIIPRELVPLDLVEDIRAHRSDPDYSVPQLVYTSHLFGVLAARYTVAVLAGVPVRAELTVDVHALVAAS